TGCCTATTATGTGACATTGAAGGTTATGCAAACTATCCACGTGCACTTGCCCCTTAGTCTAGTTTTAAGGCCactcctcttttaaaatcattacCAGTCCATTGCCAGTGCTTTTCATTGTGTTCACCTCTGTGTTTGAGACATGGTGAGAGCACTGAGTATTACTGTTCTGGGCATTATAGCCTGGCTATGCTGCTTCTCTTCGGAGACCGTGCAGGCGGGAAAAGTTCTTGTCATACCGATGGATGGCAGTCATTGGCTTAGCATGAAGATTCTGGTGGAGGAGTTATCTCAGCGGGGTCATGAGATGGTGGTCCTGATACCTGAGACCAGTATACTGATTAGGGGTACTGGTAATTACATCACTAAGAGTCATCCTGTGCCGTACACCAATGCCGAGTTAAACTTTAACTTGGACAACATAAGGAAGATGGCGTTCGAGAAGCCCCCGGATTTCATGAGTATTTTTACCAATGTGGCGAGATTGATTGAATTCACCAACTTGCAGGTGAAAGGATGCGAGATGCTGCTGTACAATGAGACCCTGATGAAGAGTTTGAGAGAGATTGGCTTCGATGCTTTGCTTACAGATCCTTTCCTGCCATGTGGCAGCATCATCTCTCAAAACTTTTCGATTCCCGCCGTTTACTTCTTGCGCGGGATTCCCTGTCGGCTGGACGAGGCGGCGAGTAAATGCCCCACACCTCCATCTTTTGTCCCACGGTTCTTCACCGGTTATTCAGATAAGATGACTTTCCATCAGAGAATACACAACATGATTATGACAATGGTGGAATCTTTTCTCTGCACGAAATTGTTTGCGAGCTCCGATGAACTGGCCAGAAGATATCTGCAGAAAGACACTACTTACAAAGAGCTTTTAAGTCACGGTGCAGTCTGGCTTCTAAGGTACGACTTTACCTTCGAGTACCCCAGACCCTTAATGCCTAACATGGTCCAAATAGGTGGCCTTAACTGTGCTAAGAGAGGTCCTTTATCAAAGGTAAGCAATTCACGTTGAATGACATGAACTTTGACTTTTTCATTCAGTGGTCAggttcacaaaatgaaaattgtttaCATTGTCATACCAGTCTGTTATGTGCACATATGGGGTAAATGACTCTTTTACTTATAGAGTAAAGGTGATACTGAACCAGTCATTTCAAACAGTGAAGCTGTGCCtatttatgtgtaaaaatgtcaaCTATACAGATCCCACAGGACAAATCATTTAAGCATGTTGCTTTTAAAAATTGGGTGAACCAGCATGGGCAACTGTTTCTGTGTGTGCGTTAAGAAAGAGCATGAACTGTTTGCACTAAACACATAGAGTTAACGCTGAGAAGTTATGTTGTACTCTGTGCCTAACCCTGCTGTCTATCTTTTGTGCAGGAGCTTGAAGAGTTTGTGAATGGATCTGGAGAACATGGTTTTGTGGTCTTCACTCTGGGCTCCATGGTGTCACAGTTACCTGAAGCTAAAGCCAGAGTCTTCTTTGAGGCGTTTGGGCAGATACCTCAGAGGGTAAGTAAAGATACACTATTAAAAGATAAAGGCAGAGCAAGGGTTAAATGAAGAAATATAACAATGTTATCAGTATACATGCTACAATATTTATATaagtcggacaaaattactaaccagaatgcactgcttcaagtcagctgCCGATTGGTCTGCACAGCgtcgcatgaagtcgaacacaacTACACAAAACAAAGGCCATGTGACTGTTCAACTGAAAGCTGAtggcttgttcgactttatgcggcgccgcgggaaccgacagccggatgacgtcaaagtaccgcgagaaagaTTAGAGAAATCATACAAATActaatttcgtctcgctctcgcggtactctgacgtcatctgtctgtcagttcttgcggcgccgcatgaagtcgaacaagcctaacaaTACGGGGCTGTCAGGACCCTGTCACTAGAAACAAGACTAAACATACAGAGGCTGACAGGATCCTGGCAGTATGTATGTCATGGGAGGCCaaacatgaaataaatatgtaaaatctGAAAATATTTAGTGATAatgctttatgcaaattttAAGAGACTCTTCTTGTTGACTGATCCAGTAAGAAAGCTTTATGAAAACATAATCAAATGCTTAAAGGTCAATGGTCACTATATctgctgtgtttaccatcatttctcaaattatcttcttttgtgttcatcagaaaaaagaaattcatacaggtttagaacaacatgaggatgggaaatttatgacagaattttcattttaaggtgaactatcctttaagATTACAGAATGACATCATAAATCTTTATAATTCTCATTGGTAGGTGCTATGGAGGTACACTGGACCAGTGCCTGAAAATGCCCCAAAGAACGTCAAACTGATGAAGTGGCTACCACAAAATGATCTTTTAGGTATATTTACGTTCTTTAAACCCAATGCTCTAAACCTCatatatggtttaaaaaaattgtgcagcagaatttttatttcattgtgaGTAACGTGCTTGAATTTCATGCATGATCTAATTCACTACAGAATCAGTTGATAATACACTAGCTGCTAATAATAACCTAATCATGTTGTTTTGATTATAGGCCATCCTAAGGTTAAAGCTTTTATTACACATGGTGGATCACATGGAATCTATGAGGGCATCTGTAACGGGGTGCCAATGGTGATGCTTCCACTGTTTGGAGACCAGGGTGATAATGTCCAACGCTTAGTGTCTCGAGGAGTTGCAGAAGGCCTGAGTATATTTGATTTGACCTCAGAAAAACTGCTGGTGGCACTGAGGAAGGTCATCAATGACAAAAGGTTAGCTACTGAATAACACAAGTTAAAGTTTGTGCTGATGTGCATTTGTTTTGATTCATGCAACTTTAGTATTTCTTAGTCAAGAATTAAAGCTGCACATTTGATCGGTTGTGTAACCTGGCAATGGAACTTCTGACCTTTGTTTTGTGTAGCTACAGGAAAACTGTAATATTGTAAATTCTGAAACTacaatgtaacaaattattaaacAATATGATCAACAAATCATATTGATCGACCTGCACTAATTAACCAGGACAGCAAGGAATTGTATACTGGTCTAAGGTGGTCCTTCCATCAGTTGAAATGTAAGGTAAACAGTACTAATAACATTCTTTATCTCTCACTCAACAGCTACAAGGAGAAGATGACAAAGCTTTCAGCTGTCCATAGAGACCGTCCTATTGAGCCACTGGACCTTGCTGTGTTCTGGACTGAGTTTGTTATGAGGCACAAAGGGGCGGACCATCTTAGACCCGCTGCCCATGATTTGAACTGGATACAGTACCATAGTCTGGATGTTATCGGCTTTCTCGTTCTCATTGTAGTGACTGTTATCTTTGTGACTGTCAAAAGTTGCAAGTTCTGTTGTAGGAAGTGCTTTGGGAAGACACATAAAAAGAAGAAGGAGTAGATACACAATGGGGTTGAAAGTGTGTGGATTTATTTTTCAGTGTTTTGTATTATTAATACCTCTGTGACTTGAATAAAACCTCACAAAGCCTTTTGGACTGCAGTTCATGTGCATTTAAACgtattaaagggcacatattatgcaaaatccacttttacaaggtgtttggacagaAATGTGTATTTGGCATTGTGTGAACACAGCAATCAAAAATCCACCCTCTCTTCTTTTTTAATTcctattaaaccaaagcagtctcagacatgctgttttgattctcttgttaatgtgacatcacataaaCAAAGTCCTGCCTACAGCCACTAACTGaatggttaattttacccaaaagcttttctaaatatGTTTGTTAGCATTGAATTAGATCTATCATTAACCAAAAACACTCATTGTCTGTTTGTAAGAGAGTGAGGAACTGCAgccatttgcattttaaagtacaCACGTGAAAGCGCTTTTTTGCTTcaacccaaataggggcattttggacttgctataacaaatgatcgGTAAGGTATTTTAAGCTGAAACTtgacagacacattctaggccaGGGCTCTCCAAccttttgtgagcaagggctaccacaatgaataaaacaatctggagggctattttttatataatctactcaaaacatttttgttttattttatttgttgatatgttttattgttgtttaaaatgacatacacaaaagaagccaagctaatataaaattatgtaatacataaataataaaattgaagctattaatagaatgtacattttctaggttgatagaagcactgggaacccaattatagcacttaaacatgaaaaagtccgattttttaattttttataaaacagttctttctggttctcgaatctgataggctaagagctatgcgatattctACTGACAACGGCACAGTAGCCGCTTCACCATTCGTATCATttcgccacctagtggtcattttagtattagtgaatggaggtcctttaaacaggctcatctctgactgGAAAAACTGCACGTACACACGGATGCACACAGACGCACTGTTTTTACATTAGCCTCTTcacattagttcactagctcgtgaaTCAGTCTGTTATCCCAATCGGAAGTGATTATCCAGTCAAAGATCAGCTCTTTGTAAGTTTAAACTTAAGTGGAGTAATGTCACATTGTtcaatgtggacattgatcatttatttattgtgtcaTGACTATTAAACACGTTATGAGATAtcaccactgatatatttataaacagCATGCAAAAAACATCTCTGTGACccttataaaaaactgttttatatagtactgacaagaacaaagtctaaTAATAAGCGAGTGCTTGTATCGGGTTAAGAAtaaatgggaaagcaatagtaatgttgtataaatatagttttattaacttttaccttgcaccaaaacaataacaacacaaaagacactaaatatgaacaAGAAaccaagtaatagtttcatgaCACCAGTTTCAATAGTTtcatttttgaccatcaaaaacagACAGGGCCAAcatcagagccagggaatccctgtcagagatgtagcccagagagggcggtggtcagcggggcgagtgaacactgacgtccgctcatggcTCTTGTTCTCTCACGTACCGAATCTTTttagcaaacgttcaaacaggcgctatctttactaaacGACTGCagatttgaatattatacatatatattctcgacggaactaatcttaaaactacactttgcgTGTGAAAAATCTCAGCTAAAGTAAGTGATTTACTTTTTAAgtgatttatttgttttataaaataattctaCATGgtgtaaaacattttatgaaaatataaccttaatattGATTGAGTAAGGCAATGCCATATATAACTGTGATGCTTCTAATCACATAATTAGATTAGATTTCCAGTTTTTTGTTTATTGCTAAACAACAGTGTGCACAACTGAAGTCAcacacatgtgcaaaactctaactacagtctgcagagcagcagttcatgtggaccaaactctagttcatttttcattgcttgaacacagttttcaaaactcttatcccatgactttaaccacaacctgcacaacactgtggatttatagcactttgttcaaatgctaacacactgctgtcaaaactgtgaaccacacattcataacagaattgatttcagccttgtgcctttcaaacactgatgattgcaatttcatataaatgtatatatatatacagtatatgtatggTACAGCTCAGAAAGACTAATTTTGGAAATGGAACAGGTTCGTGTAGGTAAAAGGGCGGCAGGTAGTGGCCTGATGCTAGAGAGAGGCAGGATTAGCCCCTTAATTATTTGTTTgaattacagtatgtacttttagtttctaagttttttttctcattactgtaattcctTAAATTACTCCAGACTACTGaagcaaactgctaattttcatttaccttaaagaattATGATGTtctacaaatattttataaatcaataaataaatgaatcattctttgaagaaaacattattGTGTGTGACGTCACTGAAATTGTTGaaactgtaaagataaaaagttaGTATTTTCTGTATTGATGTTTGATGCTAGTGTTTTATACTCTCAGTGTGTTttgagtgacagtgtgtgttatctcagtgagggtttcgtttagtgtttggctgcactgagctgttttgagCCATGTATTTAGAGGTGTGCTCAGGTGAATTTTGgtagtgcagactgtagttagttttgcacatgtagctccagttgtgctgaaaaaactgtaataattagATTATATAATAATTAGATTTTACTTTAGCTACAGTATAATATTACTATAATTTTATTGATATAATATTAATAGAATgcgcacttaaacatggaaaaagtcagatttttaatCATTCCTCTGCTAGCCCAGGTCAATAAAAttgaaatgtataaaaaaataatgaatactTTCAGTATCAGACACACACTG
This genomic interval from Misgurnus anguillicaudatus chromosome 17, ASM2758022v2, whole genome shotgun sequence contains the following:
- the LOC129451590 gene encoding UDP-glucuronosyltransferase isoform X1, whose protein sequence is MVRALSITVLGIIAWLCCFSSETVQAGKVLVIPMDGSHWLSMKILVEELSQRGHEMVVLIPETSILIRGTGNYITKSHPVPYTNAELNFNLDNIRKMAFEKPPDFMSIFTNVARLIEFTNLQVKGCEMLLYNETLMKSLREIGFDALLTDPFLPCGSIISQNFSIPAVYFLRGIPCRLDEAASKCPTPPSFVPRFFTGYSDKMTFHQRIHNMIMTMVESFLCTKLFASSDELARRYLQKDTTYKELLSHGAVWLLRYDFTFEYPRPLMPNMVQIGGLNCAKRGPLSKELEEFVNGSGEHGFVVFTLGSMVSQLPEAKARVFFEAFGQIPQRVLWRYTGPVPENAPKNVKLMKWLPQNDLLGHPKVKAFITHGGSHGIYEGICNGVPMVMLPLFGDQGDNVQRLVSRGVAEGLSIFDLTSEKLLVALRKVINDKSYKEKMTKLSAVHRDRPIEPLDLAVFWTEFVMRHKGADHLRPAAHDLNWIQYHSLDVIGFLVLIVVTVIFVTVKSCKFCCRKCFGKTHKKKKE